In a single window of the Papaver somniferum cultivar HN1 chromosome 8, ASM357369v1, whole genome shotgun sequence genome:
- the LOC113305614 gene encoding uncharacterized protein LOC113305614, protein MRQPTSQDTERILEENEAWGFPGMLGSIDCFHCAWRACPMDQVGSQNGYKPYPSVVLQAVATYDKWIWNSYFGLGGQNNDLNVLHASGLFDRQLLGVAPPCHYQINRMNYPQGYYLGDGAYPMYGCIVQACKPSSNNREALFNQYQEAKRKDIERAFGGLKGKFGIKLKPCRYYKKSDMKEIMRGCLIMHNMCVEMEYHNADWGRITGDEPQPPIQRNVRLALHILYNPAIWAQLRLQLTTHIWNRHGEGLRDCDIPNMHMDDALPEVQEGTTNMDTDEDQYDPQGDGAFYENEE, encoded by the coding sequence ATGCGTCAACCTACCTCTCAAGATACAGAAAGGATTTTAGAAGAAAATGAAGCTTGGGGATTTCCTGGTATGCTTGGTAGTATCGATTGTTTTCACTGTGCATGGAGAGCATGTCCAATGGATCAAGTAGGTTCCCAAAACGGATATAAGCCATATCCCTCGGTTGTTTTGCAGGCGGTAGCTACATATGATAAATGGATATGGAATTCCTATTTTGGGTTGGGTGGGCAGAACAATGATCTTAATGtcttgcatgcttcgggtttgttCGATAGACAACTTCTTGGTGTAGCACCTCCTTGTCATTATCAAATCAATAGAATGAATTACCCCCAGGGGTACTACCTAGGAGATGGTGCATATCCCATGTATGGTTGCATCGTGCAAGCATGCAAACCCTCCTCAAACAATAGAGAAGCTCTTTTCAATCAATACCAAGAAGCTAAAAGGAAAGACATAGAACGTGCATTTGGTGGTCTAAAAGGTAAGTTTGGTATTAAATTGAAACCTTGTCGTTATTATAAAAAATCGGACATGAAGGAAATTATGAGGGGGTGCTTGATAATGCACAACATGTGTGTTGAGATGGAATATCACAATGCGGATTGGGGGAGGATCACGGGAGATGAACCTCAACCGCCAATTCAAAGAAACGTAAGGCTAGCTCTTCATATATTATACAACCCTGCGATTTGGGCACAACTTCGCTTGCAACTCACTACACACATTTGGAACCGACACGGAGAAGGTTTGAGAGATTGTGATATTCCAAACATGCATATGGATGATGCTTTGCCGGAAGTTCAAGAGGGTACAACCAACATGGACACCGATGAAGACCAATATGACCCTCAAGGAGATGGCGCATTTTATGAGAATGAAGAGTGA
- the LOC113301355 gene encoding trafficking protein particle complex subunit 13-like, with the protein MSSTQGGSHSLAFRVMRLCRPSFQIESPLLVDPIDLLTGEDLFDDPIASSSLSRLFPSSNLTNNKSNESDLSYRHRFQLQNPSDSMGLSGLLVLPQAFGAIYLGETFYSYISINNSSEYEVRDVVIKAEIQTEKQRILLLDTSKSPVETIRAGGRYDFIVEHDVKELGAHTLVCTALYNDGEGERKYLPQFFKFIVANPLSVRTKVRIVKENTYLEACIENHTKSSLYMDQVDFEPTQNWSATILKADEHHSEVDCSTRDIFKQPVLIKAGGGIHNFLYQLKQSSDGPAQIKVEGSNTLGKLQITWRTNLGEPGRLQTQHILGSPFARKEIELQIVEVPSVTLLEKPFVVRLTLTNHLDRKMGPFEIFLSRRDLQEEKAVMVNGARTLAIQQVEALSSVEFNLNLIAARVGVQKIRGITLVDHGDNRTYDPVPDYEIFVDLD; encoded by the exons ATGAGTTCAACACAGGGGGGATCCCATTCATTAGCATTTAGGGTAATGAGATTATGTAGACCATCATTTCAAATCGAAAGTCCTCTTCTTGTTGACCCAATTGATTTACTTACTGGTGAAGATCTATTTGATGATCCAATTGCTTCTTCTAGTCTATCTCGACTATTCCCTTCATCTAATCTTACCAATAACAAATCAAATGAATCAGATCTCTCTTATCGTCATCGGTTTCAGCTTCAAAATCCTTCCGATTCCATGGGTCTTTCTGGTCTTCTTGTTCTTCCTCAAGCTTTTGG GGCAATTTATCTAGGAGAGACGTTTTATAGTTATATCAGTATCAATAACAGTTCTGAATATGAAGTCCGAGATGTTGTTATTAAG GCTGAAATACAAACAGAAAAGCAGCGAATACTGCTTTTAGATACTTCAAAATCACCTGTAGAGACAATACGAGCAGGGGGTCGATATGATTTCATTGTGGAACATGATGTCAAGGAACTTGGTGCACACAC GCTGGTATGCACTGCTCTGTATAATGATGGTGAAGGCGAGCGCAAGTATCTACCTCAGTTTTTTAAGTTTATTGTTGCTAACCCACTTTCAGTACGAACAAAG GTTCGCATTGTCAAG GAAAACACGTATTTGGAAGCTTGcattgaaaaccatacaaagtcAAGCCTTTACATGGACCAAGTCGATTTTGAGCCTACTCAGAATTGGAGTGCAACAATACTGAAAGCTGATGAGCATCATTCAGAAGTGGATTGTAGCACAAG AGATATTTTTAAGCAACCTGTTCTCATCAAAGCTGGGGGAGGAATTCACAATTTTCTCTATCAGCTTAAGCAGTCCTCAGATGGGCCTGCACAAATTAAAGTTGAAGGTAGCAATACTCTTGGTAAGCTTCAGATAACATGGCGTACGAATTTGGGTGAACCTGGCCGTCTGCAAACACAACATATTCTTGGAAGT CCCTTCGCACGTAAAGAGATTGAATTGCAGATTGTGGAGGTTCCTTCTGTCACCCTCTTGGAAAAACCGTTTGTG GTAAGGTTAACCCTCACAAATCATTTGGATAGGAAAATGGGCCCCTTCGAAATTTTCTTATCGCGACGGGATCTTCAAGAGGAGAAAGCTGTTATGGTTAATGGTGCGCGGACTCTG GCAATACAGCAGGTGGAAGCATTGAGCTCCGTGGAATTCAACCTG AATCTAATTGCTGCTAGAGTTGGGGTTCAAAAAATCAGAGGAATTACATTAGTAGACCATGGTGATAACAGAACGTATGATCCTGTTCCAGACTATGAG ATATTTGTGGATTTAGATTGA
- the LOC113302024 gene encoding CCR4-NOT transcription complex subunit 9-like isoform X5 → MIRPMAIPRVILELQDESSRETALRCLSRFLIEIREENPRMYNDAGHMLYYSFGTMSILLQEILAFLRKMVEGSLKYRSIKRIANVLTLIQANRLFSIAANSATREKLIDSQVPIFLLPVIKFKGPLEDFDNICAVALSVIGIMCQIGMHILEAILRNEYGMSYICSPMCDDLLTGLMKAWREMITILAKSQDYSPRLVFHVLRCYMLLCVHDRGFSAVLSYLLDPMLDGTFIESAEKFPIIGRLLDELLMTIGGNVQQLQTHAF, encoded by the exons ATGATAAGGCCAATGGCTATACCTCGAGTAATCTTGGAACTTCAAGACGAAAGTTCTAGAGAAACTGCTCTTAGATGTCTTAGTAGATTCCTTATTGAG ATAAGAGAAGAAAATCCAAGGATGTATAATGATGCTGGACACATGCTGTACTATTCTTTTGGCACAATGTCCATCTTATTGCAG GAAATTTTAGCTTTTCTAAGAAAGATGGTCGAGGGAAGCCTTAAATACAGATCTATCAAACGTATCGCAAACGTTCTCACCCTAATTCAGGCCAATAGATTATtt AGCATTGCTGCTAACTCAGCTACGAGGGAGAAACTCATCGATT CTCAAGTTCCCATCTTCTTATTACCCGTGATAAAGTTTAAAGGCCCATTAGAGGATTTTGACAATATCTGTGCTGTCGCTCTCTCTGTCATTGGGATCATGTGCCAG ATTGGAATGCATATATTGGAAGCTATTCTGCGAAATGAATATGGTATGTCTTACATTTGTAGTCCAATGTGCGATGATCTTCTTACTGGATTGATGAAAGCATGGAGGGAGATG ATCACAATTCTAGCAAAAAGCCAAGACTACTCTCCTCGCCTTGTCTTTCATGTTCTCCGTTGCTATATGCTTCTATGCGTTCATGATAG GGGCTTTAGTGCAGTGCTGAGTTATCTTCTTGATCCCATGTTGGATGGAACTTTCATTGAATCTGCAGAG AAATTTCCAATAATTGGACGGTTACTTGACGAGCTTCTCATGACCATTGGGGGGAATGTTCAACAGCTACAAACACATGCGTTCTAA
- the LOC113302024 gene encoding cell differentiation protein rcd1-like isoform X1, producing the protein MIRPMAIPRVILELQDESSRETALRCLSRFLIEIREENPRMYNDAGHMLYYSFGTMSILLQEILAFLRKMVEGSLKYRSIKRIANVLTLIQANRLFSIAANSATREKLIDSQVPIFLLPVIKFKGPLEDFDNICAVALSVIGIMCQAREPKIIKWAVDNQISEACWSCTDTGNELTRVIGMHILEAILRNEYGMSYICSPMCDDLLTGLMKAWREMITILAKSQDYSPRLVFHVLRCYMLLCVHDRGFSAVLSYLLDPMLDGTFIESAEKFPIIGRLLDELLMTIGGNVQQLQTHAF; encoded by the exons ATGATAAGGCCAATGGCTATACCTCGAGTAATCTTGGAACTTCAAGACGAAAGTTCTAGAGAAACTGCTCTTAGATGTCTTAGTAGATTCCTTATTGAG ATAAGAGAAGAAAATCCAAGGATGTATAATGATGCTGGACACATGCTGTACTATTCTTTTGGCACAATGTCCATCTTATTGCAG GAAATTTTAGCTTTTCTAAGAAAGATGGTCGAGGGAAGCCTTAAATACAGATCTATCAAACGTATCGCAAACGTTCTCACCCTAATTCAGGCCAATAGATTATtt AGCATTGCTGCTAACTCAGCTACGAGGGAGAAACTCATCGATT CTCAAGTTCCCATCTTCTTATTACCCGTGATAAAGTTTAAAGGCCCATTAGAGGATTTTGACAATATCTGTGCTGTCGCTCTCTCTGTCATTGGGATCATGTGCCAG GCTAGAGAACCTAAGATCATTAAATGGGCCGTTGATAACCAAATTTCGGAGGCATGCTGGAGCTGCACAGATACTGGGAACGAGCTCACTAGAGTG ATTGGAATGCATATATTGGAAGCTATTCTGCGAAATGAATATGGTATGTCTTACATTTGTAGTCCAATGTGCGATGATCTTCTTACTGGATTGATGAAAGCATGGAGGGAGATG ATCACAATTCTAGCAAAAAGCCAAGACTACTCTCCTCGCCTTGTCTTTCATGTTCTCCGTTGCTATATGCTTCTATGCGTTCATGATAG GGGCTTTAGTGCAGTGCTGAGTTATCTTCTTGATCCCATGTTGGATGGAACTTTCATTGAATCTGCAGAG AAATTTCCAATAATTGGACGGTTACTTGACGAGCTTCTCATGACCATTGGGGGGAATGTTCAACAGCTACAAACACATGCGTTCTAA
- the LOC113302024 gene encoding CCR4-NOT transcription complex subunit 9-like isoform X4, translating to MIRPMAIPRVILELQDESSRETALRCLSRFLIEIREENPRMYNDAGHMLYYSFGTMSILLQEILAFLRKMVEGSLKYRSIKRIANVLTLIQANRLFSIAANSATREKLIDSQVPIFLLPVIKFKGPLEDFDNICAVALSVIGIMCQAREPKIIKWAVDNQISEACWSCTDTGNELTRVIGMHILEAILRNEYGGETSDLSNLVLSCSPKITILAKSQDYSPRLVFHVLRCYMLLCVHDSAVLSYLLDPMLDGTFIESAEKFPIIGRLLDELLMTIGGNVQQLQTHAF from the exons ATGATAAGGCCAATGGCTATACCTCGAGTAATCTTGGAACTTCAAGACGAAAGTTCTAGAGAAACTGCTCTTAGATGTCTTAGTAGATTCCTTATTGAG ATAAGAGAAGAAAATCCAAGGATGTATAATGATGCTGGACACATGCTGTACTATTCTTTTGGCACAATGTCCATCTTATTGCAG GAAATTTTAGCTTTTCTAAGAAAGATGGTCGAGGGAAGCCTTAAATACAGATCTATCAAACGTATCGCAAACGTTCTCACCCTAATTCAGGCCAATAGATTATtt AGCATTGCTGCTAACTCAGCTACGAGGGAGAAACTCATCGATT CTCAAGTTCCCATCTTCTTATTACCCGTGATAAAGTTTAAAGGCCCATTAGAGGATTTTGACAATATCTGTGCTGTCGCTCTCTCTGTCATTGGGATCATGTGCCAG GCTAGAGAACCTAAGATCATTAAATGGGCCGTTGATAACCAAATTTCGGAGGCATGCTGGAGCTGCACAGATACTGGGAACGAGCTCACTAGAGTG ATTGGAATGCATATATTGGAAGCTATTCTGCGAAATGAATATG GAGGTGAAACTTCGGACCTATCTAATTTAGTACTTTCCTGTTCACCAAAGATCACAATTCTAGCAAAAAGCCAAGACTACTCTCCTCGCCTTGTCTTTCATGTTCTCCGTTGCTATATGCTTCTATGCGTTCATGATAG TGCAGTGCTGAGTTATCTTCTTGATCCCATGTTGGATGGAACTTTCATTGAATCTGCAGAG AAATTTCCAATAATTGGACGGTTACTTGACGAGCTTCTCATGACCATTGGGGGGAATGTTCAACAGCTACAAACACATGCGTTCTAA
- the LOC113302024 gene encoding CCR4-NOT transcription complex subunit 9-like isoform X3, which produces MIRPMAIPRVILELQDESSRETALRCLSRFLIEIREENPRMYNDAGHMLYYSFGTMSILLQEILAFLRKMVEGSLKYRSIKRIANVLTLIQANRLFSIAANSATREKLIDSQVPIFLLPVIKFKGPLEDFDNICAVALSVIGIMCQAREPKIIKWAVDNQISEACWSCTDTGNELTRVIGMHILEAILRNEYGGETSDLSNLVLSCSPKITILAKSQDYSPRLVFHVLRCYMLLCVHDRGFSAVLSYLLDPMLDGTFIESAEKFPIIGRLLDELLMTIGGNVQQLQTHAF; this is translated from the exons ATGATAAGGCCAATGGCTATACCTCGAGTAATCTTGGAACTTCAAGACGAAAGTTCTAGAGAAACTGCTCTTAGATGTCTTAGTAGATTCCTTATTGAG ATAAGAGAAGAAAATCCAAGGATGTATAATGATGCTGGACACATGCTGTACTATTCTTTTGGCACAATGTCCATCTTATTGCAG GAAATTTTAGCTTTTCTAAGAAAGATGGTCGAGGGAAGCCTTAAATACAGATCTATCAAACGTATCGCAAACGTTCTCACCCTAATTCAGGCCAATAGATTATtt AGCATTGCTGCTAACTCAGCTACGAGGGAGAAACTCATCGATT CTCAAGTTCCCATCTTCTTATTACCCGTGATAAAGTTTAAAGGCCCATTAGAGGATTTTGACAATATCTGTGCTGTCGCTCTCTCTGTCATTGGGATCATGTGCCAG GCTAGAGAACCTAAGATCATTAAATGGGCCGTTGATAACCAAATTTCGGAGGCATGCTGGAGCTGCACAGATACTGGGAACGAGCTCACTAGAGTG ATTGGAATGCATATATTGGAAGCTATTCTGCGAAATGAATATG GAGGTGAAACTTCGGACCTATCTAATTTAGTACTTTCCTGTTCACCAAAGATCACAATTCTAGCAAAAAGCCAAGACTACTCTCCTCGCCTTGTCTTTCATGTTCTCCGTTGCTATATGCTTCTATGCGTTCATGATAG GGGCTTTAGTGCAGTGCTGAGTTATCTTCTTGATCCCATGTTGGATGGAACTTTCATTGAATCTGCAGAG AAATTTCCAATAATTGGACGGTTACTTGACGAGCTTCTCATGACCATTGGGGGGAATGTTCAACAGCTACAAACACATGCGTTCTAA
- the LOC113302024 gene encoding cell differentiation protein rcd1-like isoform X2, producing the protein MIRPMAIPRVILELQDESSRETALRCLSRFLIEIREENPRMYNDAGHMLYYSFGTMSILLQEILAFLRKMVEGSLKYRSIKRIANVLTLIQANRLFSIAANSATREKLIDSQVPIFLLPVIKFKGPLEDFDNICAVALSVIGIMCQAREPKIIKWAVDNQISEACWSCTDTGNELTRVIGMHILEAILRNEYGMSYICSPMCDDLLTGLMKAWREMITILAKSQDYSPRLVFHVLRCYMLLCVHDSAVLSYLLDPMLDGTFIESAEKFPIIGRLLDELLMTIGGNVQQLQTHAF; encoded by the exons ATGATAAGGCCAATGGCTATACCTCGAGTAATCTTGGAACTTCAAGACGAAAGTTCTAGAGAAACTGCTCTTAGATGTCTTAGTAGATTCCTTATTGAG ATAAGAGAAGAAAATCCAAGGATGTATAATGATGCTGGACACATGCTGTACTATTCTTTTGGCACAATGTCCATCTTATTGCAG GAAATTTTAGCTTTTCTAAGAAAGATGGTCGAGGGAAGCCTTAAATACAGATCTATCAAACGTATCGCAAACGTTCTCACCCTAATTCAGGCCAATAGATTATtt AGCATTGCTGCTAACTCAGCTACGAGGGAGAAACTCATCGATT CTCAAGTTCCCATCTTCTTATTACCCGTGATAAAGTTTAAAGGCCCATTAGAGGATTTTGACAATATCTGTGCTGTCGCTCTCTCTGTCATTGGGATCATGTGCCAG GCTAGAGAACCTAAGATCATTAAATGGGCCGTTGATAACCAAATTTCGGAGGCATGCTGGAGCTGCACAGATACTGGGAACGAGCTCACTAGAGTG ATTGGAATGCATATATTGGAAGCTATTCTGCGAAATGAATATGGTATGTCTTACATTTGTAGTCCAATGTGCGATGATCTTCTTACTGGATTGATGAAAGCATGGAGGGAGATG ATCACAATTCTAGCAAAAAGCCAAGACTACTCTCCTCGCCTTGTCTTTCATGTTCTCCGTTGCTATATGCTTCTATGCGTTCATGATAG TGCAGTGCTGAGTTATCTTCTTGATCCCATGTTGGATGGAACTTTCATTGAATCTGCAGAG AAATTTCCAATAATTGGACGGTTACTTGACGAGCTTCTCATGACCATTGGGGGGAATGTTCAACAGCTACAAACACATGCGTTCTAA